A window from Vigna angularis cultivar LongXiaoDou No.4 chromosome 7, ASM1680809v1, whole genome shotgun sequence encodes these proteins:
- the LOC108336427 gene encoding probable rhamnogalacturonate lyase B, which translates to MDNGIVQVYLSNPGGFVTRIQYSGIDNLLETRNKSGDRGYWDVVWSVAGSTGTTGTFERIVGTSFSVIVENEKEVEISFTSKWDPSLKGEKAPLNIDKRYVMLSNSSGFYSYTIFEHLQEWPAFNIPQIRTVYKLSKEKFHYMVVSDNRQRFMPLPDDRLPGRGEELVPPEAVLLVNPLEPEFKGEVDDKYQYSSENKDLMVHGWISSQSQTDPFVGFWVIIPSNEFRSGGLVKQNLTSHVGPISLAMFLSAHYAGEDIVLKLQPKESWKKVFGPTFVYLNTLLDGDDPKVLWEDAKDKTKAEVQSWPYDFPASEDFQKSTQRGSVCGTLLVQDRFLSDEYIVAEGAYIGVAAPGEAGSWQRECKGYQFWSKANEKGYFSIENIRSGAYNLYAWVPGFIGEYWSNFLLTITPGCEIDVGEIVFEAPRDGPTLWEIGIPDRSAAEFYVPDPNPNYINKLYVHHPDKYRQYGLWERYAELYPNEDLIYTVGVSDYSKDWFFAQVTRKKEDGSYQGTTWQIKFNLDDTEASKIYKLRLALASANVSELQVRVNDPEQDPPVFTTGVIGKDFSIARHGIHGLYWLFNIDVSGFLLVKGVNTLFLTQTVANGPLARFQGVMYDYIRLEGPNPFAAIKEN; encoded by the exons ATGGACAATGGCATAGTGCAAGTGTATTTATCCAACCCTGGTGGATTTGTTACCAGAATTCAATATAGTGGCATTGATAATCTGCTTGAAACTCGTAACAAAAGTGGAGATAGAGG GTACTGGGACGTTGTTTGGAGTGTAGCTGGAAGTACAGGAACCACGGGCACATTTGAACG GATTGTAGGAACAAGTTTTAGTGTGATAGTGGAAAATGAGAAAGAGGTTGAAATCTCATTCACAAGTAAGTGGGATCCATCTCTAAAGGGAGAGAAAGCACCTCTTAATATTGATAAGAG GTATGTGATGCTTTCCAATTCCTCAGGATTTTACTCCTACACCATCTTTGAACATTTACAGGAGTGGCCTGCTTTCAACATACCTCAAATAAGGACTGTTTACAAACTTAGTAAAGAAAA GTTTCATTACATGGTGGTGTCTGATAATAGACAAAGATTTATGCCTCTCCCTGATGACAGATTGCCAGGAAGAGGGGAAGAACTTGTTCCACCAGAAGCAGTTTTGCTTGTTAATCCTTTGGAGCCAGAGTTTAAGGGAGAG GTTGATGACAAGTACCAATACTCAAGTGAAAACAAAGATCTTATGGTTCATGGATGGATAAGTTCTCAATCTCAAACAGACCCATTTGTAGGGTTTTGGGTAATCATACCAAGCAATGAGTTTCGTTCAGGTGGCCTAGTAAAACAGAACCTTACTTCCCATGTCGGCCCAATAAGCCTAGCT ATGTTTCTGAGTGCTCATTACGCAGGAGAAGATATAGTTCTGAAACTGCAACCAAAGGAGTCATGGAAGAAAGTTTTTGGGCCAACTTTTGTTTATCTTAACACTTTATTAGATGGTGATGACCCCAAAGTGCTATGGGAAGATGCTAAAGATAAG ACGAAGGCAGAAGTTCAAAGTTGGCCCTATGATTTTCCAGCCTCCGAAGATTTTCAGAAGTCTACCCAACGAGGCAGTGTCTGTGGCACATTACTAGTCCAAGACAG GTTTTTGAGTGATGAGTACATAGTAGCAGAAGGCGCTTATATAGGAGTGGCAGCACCAGGAGAAGCTGGATCATGGCAAAGAGAATGCAAG GGATACCAATTTTGGAGCAAAGCAAACGAGAAAGGATACTTCTCAATCGAGAATATACGCAGTGGGGCTTACAATCTCTACGCATGGGTTCCAGGTTTCATTGGAGAGTATTGGAGTAATTTTCTCCTCACCATAACACCAG GTTGTGAAATTGATGTTGGTGAGATTGTTTTTGAGGCTCCAAGAGATGGCCCAACATTATGGGAGATAGGCATTCCAGATCGTTCTGCTGCTGAATTCTATGTTCCTGATCCCAATCCCAACTACATCAATAAGCTTTATGTTCATCATCCAGACAA GTATAGGCAATATGGGTTGTGGGAAAGGTATGCAGAATTATACCCAAATGAAGATTTAATTTACACTGTGGGTGTAAGTGATTATTCAAAAGATTGGTTCTTTGCACAGGTCACAAG aaagaaagaagatggCAGTTACCAAGGAACTACGTGGCAAATTAAGTTCAACCTCGATGACACAGAGGCAAGTAAAATCTACAAACTGCGGTTGGCACTTGCAAGTGCAAATGTGTCAGAATTACAG GTTAGAGTGAATGATCCAGAACAAGACCCTCCTGTGTTTACTACAGGGGTGATTGGAAAAGACTTTTCAATAGCTAGACATGGAATTCATGGACTCTATTGGCTATTCAACATTGATGTGTCTGGGTTTTTGCTAGTAAAAGGTGTTAACACTCTGTTTTTAACTCAAACTGTGGCAAATGGTCCCTTGGCTCGCTTTCAGGGAGTAATGTATGATTATATACGCCTAGAAGGTCCTAACCCTTTTGCTGCTATAAAAGAGAATTAA
- the LOC108336426 gene encoding uncharacterized protein LOC108336426, giving the protein MNNISSKREEDMDNSSSDHNKTPFGSRLRRSCLSFAASVQEGFRYVKAFFVGQVKTITARNEQEASEAELEATKKQVDATDAAQDIKNRLKISQS; this is encoded by the exons atgaataatatttCAAGTAAAAGGGAAGAAGACATGGATAATTCATCTTCAGATCACAATAAGACCCCGTTTGGATCTCGTTTAAGGAGGAGTTGCTTATCGTTTGCAGCTTCTGTACAAGAAGGTTTTCGATATGTAAAAGCATTTTTTGTGGGTCAG GTAAAGACAATTACTGCAAGAAACGAGCAAGAGGCAAGTGAAGCTGAACTCGAAGCTACCAAGAAGCAGGTTGATGCTACAGACGCTGCTCAAGATATCAAGAACAGACTCAAAATATCCca GAGCTGA